Proteins found in one Pseudomonas mosselii genomic segment:
- a CDS encoding BRO-N domain-containing protein, producing MTHYSSTLFTRHNRPLHTLWLESQAWFCAHELGRMTGRFFDEHCIRKLDPDQHRTVQLLRYGQYGETTMVSESGAYTLLAHHHIPENRHLRQWLTHEVVAVLRDGQDSALEDLPRLGRMCWPGGHTASLLYWQSEPWVRMRDMPVVMAAERPVVVPERRKLSWKECAQRALRLHGVGDWEVSDFLCAGR from the coding sequence ATGACTCACTACTCCTCCACCCTCTTCACCCGCCACAACCGCCCCCTCCACACCCTCTGGCTCGAGTCCCAAGCCTGGTTTTGCGCCCACGAACTCGGTCGGATGACCGGGCGCTTCTTCGACGAACACTGCATCCGCAAGCTCGACCCGGACCAGCATCGCACCGTGCAGCTGCTGCGCTACGGCCAGTACGGCGAGACCACCATGGTCAGCGAGTCCGGTGCCTATACCCTGCTGGCCCATCATCACATTCCGGAAAACCGCCACCTGCGCCAATGGCTGACCCATGAGGTGGTGGCGGTGCTGCGCGATGGGCAGGATTCGGCGCTGGAAGACCTGCCGCGCCTGGGCAGGATGTGCTGGCCGGGTGGGCATACGGCGAGTCTGTTGTATTGGCAGAGTGAGCCTTGGGTACGGATGCGGGATATGCCGGTGGTGATGGCGGCGGAGAGGCCCGTGGTGGTGCCCGAGCGGCGCAAGTTGAGCTGGAAGGAATGTGCGCAGCGGGCGTTGCGGTTGCATGGGGTTGGCGATTGGGAAGTGTCAGATTTTTTGTGTGCGGGCCGGTAA
- a CDS encoding ribonucleotide-diphosphate reductase subunit beta, producing the protein MLSWDEFDKEDGEVAAKGNTPAQAAAATLDKLDSAGGAAALEARAATAADSDAVKRAKAALDALDIAEGLAELEGSSARVAVDEKRMINCRADLNQLVPFKYDWAWQKYLDGCANHWMPQEVNMTADIALWKSMDGLTEDERRIVMRNLGFFSTADSLVANNLALAVYRLITNPECRQYILRQAFEEAIHTHAYQYCIESLGMDEGEIFNMYHEIPSVAKKAAWGLKYTRAISDPEFNTGTVETDKELLRNLIAYYCVLEGIFFYCGFTQILSMGRRNKMTGVAEQFQYILRDESMHLNFGIDVINQIKIENPHLWDAAMKEEATQMILQGTQLEIEYARDTMPRGVLGMNAAMMEDYLKFIANRRLTQIGLKEEYPGTTNPFPWMSEIMDLKKEKNFFETRVIEYQTGGALSWD; encoded by the coding sequence ATGCTGAGCTGGGACGAATTCGACAAAGAAGACGGCGAAGTCGCCGCCAAAGGCAACACCCCCGCGCAGGCCGCAGCCGCCACCCTCGACAAGCTCGACAGCGCCGGCGGTGCCGCCGCCCTGGAAGCCCGCGCCGCCACCGCCGCCGACTCCGACGCCGTCAAGCGCGCCAAGGCTGCGCTGGACGCCCTGGACATCGCGGAAGGCCTGGCCGAGCTGGAAGGCTCCTCGGCCCGCGTCGCGGTCGATGAAAAGCGCATGATCAACTGCCGCGCCGACCTCAACCAACTGGTACCGTTCAAGTACGACTGGGCCTGGCAGAAGTACCTCGACGGCTGCGCCAACCACTGGATGCCGCAAGAGGTCAACATGACCGCCGACATCGCCCTGTGGAAGAGCATGGACGGCCTGACCGAAGACGAGCGCCGCATCGTGATGCGCAACCTCGGCTTCTTCTCCACCGCCGACTCCCTGGTGGCCAACAACCTGGCCCTGGCCGTATACCGCCTGATCACCAACCCGGAGTGCCGCCAGTACATCCTGCGCCAGGCCTTCGAAGAGGCGATCCACACCCACGCCTACCAGTACTGCATCGAGTCGCTGGGCATGGATGAAGGCGAGATCTTCAACATGTACCACGAGATACCATCGGTCGCGAAAAAAGCCGCCTGGGGCCTGAAGTACACCCGCGCCATCTCGGACCCGGAGTTCAACACCGGCACCGTCGAAACCGACAAAGAGCTGCTGCGCAACCTGATCGCCTACTACTGCGTCCTGGAAGGCATCTTCTTCTACTGCGGCTTCACCCAGATCCTGTCGATGGGCCGCCGCAACAAGATGACCGGCGTCGCCGAGCAGTTCCAGTACATCCTGCGCGACGAGTCCATGCACCTGAACTTCGGCATCGACGTGATCAACCAGATCAAGATCGAGAACCCGCACCTGTGGGATGCCGCGATGAAGGAAGAGGCTACCCAGATGATTCTGCAGGGTACCCAGCTGGAGATCGAATACGCCCGTGACACCATGCCACGCGGCGTGCTGGGCATGAACGCGGCGATGATGGAGGATTACCTCAAGTTCATTGCCAACCGTCGACTGACCCAGATTGGTCTGAAGGAAGAGTATCCGGGGACTACCAACCCGTTCCCTTGGATGAGCGAGATCATGGACTTGAAGAAGGAGAAGAACTTCTTTGAGACTCGGGTTATTGAGTATCAGACTGGTGGTGCTCTGAGCTGGGATTGA
- a CDS encoding ribonucleoside-diphosphate reductase subunit alpha translates to MQTDTTRENPQGKAPQAADSNQDLAATAPGQLRVIKRNGTVVPYTDDKITVAITKAFLAVEGGTAAASSRIHDTVARLTEQVTATFKRRMPSGGTIHIEEIQDQVELALMRAGEQKVARDYVIYRDQRAKERATRANSDAVVEPHPSIRITLADGSLAPLDMARLNTIISEACEGLAEVDGELIQRETLKNLYDGVALKDVNTALVMTARTLVEREPNYSFVTARLLMDTLRAEGLGFLGVADSATHHEMADLYAKALPAYVEKGVEFELLDPALKGYDLERMGKAINHERDQQFTYLGLQTLYDRYFIHKDGVRFELPQVFFMRVAMGLALEEKDKEARAIEFYNLLSSFDYMASTPTLFNAGTLRPQLSSCYLTTVPDDLSGIYHAIHDNAMLSKFAGGLGNDWTPVRALGSYIKGTNGKSQGVVPFLKVVNDTAVAVNQGGKRKGAVCAYLETWHLDIEEFIELRKNTGDDRRRTHDMNTANWIPDLFMKRVFDDGKWTLFSPSEVPDLHDLTGKAFEERYEYYEALTEYNKIKVFKTIQAKDLWRKMLSMLFETGHPWLTFKDPCNLRSPQQHVGVVHSSNLCTEITLNTNKDEIAVCNLGSINLPNHIVDGKLDTAKLQRTVNTAVRMLDNVIDINYYSVPQARNSNFKHRPVGLGIMGFQDALYLQHIPYGSDAAVEFADKSMEAVSYYAIQASCDLADERGAYETFQGSLWSKGILPLDSQQILIEARGQKYIDVDLTESLDWAPVRERVKKGIRNSNIMAIAPTATIANITGVSQSIEPTYQNLYVKSNLSGEFTVINPYLVRDLKARGLWDSVMINDLKYYDGSVQQIERIPQELKDLYATAFEVETKWIVDAASRRQKWIDQAQSLNLYIAGASGKKLDVTYRMAWYRGLKTTYYLRALAATSTEKSTINTGKLNAVSSGGDSAPVQAAGPAPVPKACAIDEPDCEACQ, encoded by the coding sequence ATGCAAACCGACACAACTCGCGAGAACCCGCAGGGCAAAGCGCCGCAGGCCGCCGATTCCAATCAGGATCTGGCAGCCACCGCGCCTGGCCAACTGCGCGTGATCAAGCGCAACGGCACTGTCGTCCCCTACACCGACGACAAGATCACCGTTGCCATCACCAAGGCGTTCCTCGCAGTTGAAGGCGGCACCGCCGCCGCCTCGTCGCGCATCCACGACACCGTCGCGCGCCTGACCGAGCAGGTCACCGCCACGTTCAAGCGTCGCATGCCATCGGGTGGCACCATCCACATCGAAGAAATCCAGGACCAGGTCGAACTGGCCCTGATGCGCGCCGGCGAGCAGAAAGTCGCCCGCGACTACGTGATCTACCGCGACCAGCGTGCCAAAGAGCGCGCCACCCGCGCCAACAGCGACGCCGTGGTCGAGCCGCACCCGAGCATCCGCATCACCCTGGCCGACGGCAGCCTGGCGCCTCTGGACATGGCCCGCCTGAACACCATCATCAGCGAAGCCTGCGAAGGCCTGGCCGAAGTCGATGGCGAGCTGATCCAGCGCGAAACCCTGAAGAACCTGTACGACGGCGTGGCCCTGAAAGACGTCAACACCGCCCTGGTGATGACCGCCCGTACCCTGGTCGAGCGCGAGCCGAACTACTCGTTCGTCACCGCCCGCCTGCTGATGGACACCCTGCGCGCCGAAGGCCTCGGCTTCCTGGGCGTGGCCGACAGCGCCACCCACCACGAGATGGCCGACCTGTACGCCAAGGCCCTGCCGGCCTACGTCGAGAAAGGCGTCGAGTTCGAACTGCTCGACCCGGCGCTGAAAGGCTACGACCTGGAGCGCATGGGCAAGGCGATCAACCACGAGCGTGACCAGCAGTTCACCTACCTGGGCCTGCAGACCCTGTACGACCGCTACTTCATCCACAAGGATGGCGTGCGCTTCGAGCTGCCGCAGGTGTTCTTCATGCGTGTGGCCATGGGCCTGGCGCTGGAAGAGAAAGACAAGGAAGCCCGTGCGATCGAGTTCTACAACCTGTTGTCGTCCTTCGACTACATGGCCTCGACCCCGACCCTGTTCAACGCCGGTACCCTGCGTCCGCAGCTGTCCAGCTGCTACCTGACCACCGTGCCGGACGACCTGTCGGGCATCTACCACGCGATCCACGACAACGCCATGCTGTCGAAATTCGCCGGTGGCCTGGGCAACGACTGGACCCCGGTACGTGCGCTGGGCTCGTACATCAAGGGCACCAACGGCAAGTCGCAAGGCGTCGTGCCGTTCCTGAAAGTGGTCAACGACACCGCCGTTGCCGTGAACCAGGGTGGCAAGCGCAAGGGCGCCGTGTGTGCCTACCTGGAAACCTGGCATCTCGACATCGAAGAATTCATCGAGCTGCGCAAGAACACCGGTGATGACCGTCGTCGTACCCACGACATGAACACCGCCAACTGGATCCCTGACCTGTTCATGAAGCGCGTCTTCGATGACGGCAAGTGGACCCTGTTCTCGCCGTCGGAAGTGCCTGATCTGCACGACCTGACCGGCAAGGCCTTCGAAGAGCGCTACGAGTATTACGAAGCCCTGACCGAGTACAACAAGATCAAGGTGTTCAAGACCATCCAGGCCAAAGACCTGTGGCGCAAGATGCTGTCGATGCTGTTCGAGACCGGCCACCCATGGCTGACCTTCAAGGACCCGTGCAACCTGCGCAGCCCGCAGCAGCACGTGGGCGTGGTCCACAGCTCGAACCTGTGCACCGAGATCACCCTGAACACCAACAAGGACGAGATCGCGGTCTGCAACCTGGGCTCGATCAACCTGCCGAACCACATCGTCGATGGCAAGCTGGACACCGCCAAGCTGCAACGCACCGTGAACACCGCCGTGCGCATGCTCGACAACGTGATCGACATCAACTACTACTCGGTGCCGCAAGCGCGCAACTCGAACTTCAAGCACCGCCCTGTCGGCCTGGGGATCATGGGCTTCCAGGACGCGCTGTACCTGCAGCACATCCCGTACGGTTCGGACGCTGCCGTCGAGTTCGCCGACAAGTCGATGGAAGCGGTCAGCTACTACGCAATCCAGGCTTCCTGCGACCTGGCCGACGAGCGCGGCGCCTACGAGACCTTCCAGGGTTCGCTGTGGTCCAAGGGCATCCTGCCGCTGGACAGCCAGCAGATCCTGATCGAGGCCCGTGGCCAGAAGTACATCGACGTCGACCTGACCGAGAGCCTGGACTGGGCCCCGGTGCGCGAGCGCGTCAAGAAAGGTATTCGTAACTCGAACATCATGGCCATCGCGCCGACCGCGACCATCGCCAACATCACCGGCGTGTCGCAGTCCATCGAGCCGACCTACCAGAACCTGTACGTGAAATCGAACCTGTCGGGCGAATTCACCGTGATCAACCCGTACCTGGTCCGCGACCTGAAAGCCCGCGGCCTGTGGGACTCGGTGATGATCAACGACCTGAAGTACTACGACGGTTCGGTGCAGCAGATCGAGCGTATCCCGCAAGAGCTGAAGGACCTGTACGCCACCGCGTTCGAAGTCGAGACCAAGTGGATCGTCGATGCCGCCTCCCGTCGCCAGAAGTGGATCGACCAGGCCCAGTCGCTGAACCTGTACATCGCCGGCGCCTCGGGCAAGAAGCTCGACGTGACCTACCGCATGGCCTGGTACCGTGGTCTGAAGACCACCTACTACCTCCGTGCCCTGGCCGCGACCAGCACCGAGAAGTCGACCATCAACACCGGCAAGCTCAACGCCGTGTCGAGCGGCGGCGACAGCGCCCCGGTCCAGGCCGCGGGCCCTGCCCCGGTACCGAAGGCCTGCGCCATCGACGAGCCGGATTGCGAAGCCTGCCAGTAA
- a CDS encoding response regulator — translation MDQPINRILIVEDDQRLAELTAEYLQANGFEVAVEGDGGRAARRIIDSQPDLVILDLMLPGEDGLSICRRVRGQYAGPILMLTARSDELDQIQGLDLGADDYVCKPVRPRVLLARINALLRRSEAPERRQELTFGPLHIDSRQREARLSGQLIELTGAEFDLLWLLASNAGRVLSREEIFTSLRGVGYDGQDRSIDVRISKIRPKIGDDPITPRLIKTLRSKGYLFVGEAP, via the coding sequence ATGGACCAGCCAATCAACCGCATCCTCATCGTCGAGGACGACCAGCGCCTCGCCGAGCTCACCGCCGAGTACCTCCAGGCCAATGGCTTCGAGGTGGCGGTGGAGGGCGACGGCGGCCGTGCCGCCCGGCGTATCATCGACAGCCAGCCGGACCTGGTGATCCTCGACCTGATGCTGCCCGGCGAGGATGGCCTGAGCATCTGCCGCCGGGTGCGCGGCCAGTACGCCGGCCCCATCCTCATGCTCACCGCCCGCAGCGACGAACTGGACCAGATCCAGGGCCTGGACCTGGGCGCCGACGACTATGTCTGCAAGCCGGTGCGCCCGCGCGTGCTGCTGGCGCGCATCAACGCCCTGCTGCGCCGCAGCGAGGCCCCGGAGCGACGACAGGAGCTGACGTTCGGCCCGCTGCATATAGACAGCCGCCAGCGCGAGGCGCGTCTGAGCGGCCAACTGATCGAGCTGACCGGCGCCGAGTTCGACCTGCTCTGGCTGCTCGCCAGCAACGCCGGGCGGGTGCTGTCCCGCGAGGAGATCTTCACCTCGCTGCGCGGCGTCGGCTACGACGGCCAGGACCGCTCCATCGATGTGCGCATTTCCAAGATCCGCCCCAAGATCGGCGACGACCCGATCACCCCGCGGCTGATCAAGACCCTGCGCAGCAAGGGCTACCTGTTCGTCGGCGAGGCGCCATGA
- a CDS encoding ATP-binding protein has translation MNSIFLRIYGGMLAVLVLVAVLGVLSLHLVNEIRAGQHRERLAQGTFSLMADNLAQQNAVERTRSLVIWERLLGVPLDLQPLSAFTLDGGQRARLYRDLVVVEKTGPHAARVLRRVGHEDLLLVAEVKQISEQLARATLYLLADELVRYPVTEQQARLAQLRQSKGFGFDIALQRIERAALDDDQRRRVEEGDTVMALGRDGDSIRVFSGLSGSPWVLEIGPLYQLNPYPPQLLILIAFLGLCLIGLVVYLLVRQLERRVSGLEVAATRIAQGSLDTRVPAGDADSVGRLAEAFNGMAEHLQRSLTMQRELVRAVSHELRTPVARLRFGLEMIESAGSDEARAKHLAGMDGDIQDLDKLVDEMLTYARLEQGAPALHFQVVDLDELLARVIEELAPLRAEVRVVRGVCHGLDGSDARVEAEPRYLHRALQNLVRNAMRHAESQVRLSYQIGQQRCRIDVEDDGPGIPEGVWHRIFTPFTRLDDSRTRASGGHGLGLSIVRRIIYWHGGRALVGHSEQLGGACFSLSWPREQPRD, from the coding sequence ATGAACTCGATCTTCCTGCGCATCTATGGCGGCATGCTCGCGGTGCTGGTACTGGTAGCCGTGCTCGGCGTGCTGAGCCTGCACCTGGTCAACGAGATCCGTGCTGGCCAGCACCGCGAGCGTCTGGCCCAGGGCACCTTCAGCCTGATGGCCGACAACCTGGCGCAGCAGAACGCAGTGGAGCGCACCCGTTCGCTGGTGATCTGGGAGCGCCTGCTCGGCGTGCCGCTGGACCTGCAGCCGCTGTCGGCGTTCACCCTCGACGGTGGGCAGCGGGCGCGGCTGTACCGCGACCTGGTGGTGGTGGAGAAGACCGGCCCGCATGCCGCCCGGGTGTTGCGCCGGGTTGGTCACGAGGACCTGCTGCTGGTGGCCGAGGTCAAGCAGATCAGCGAGCAGTTGGCCCGCGCCACGCTTTACCTGTTGGCCGACGAACTGGTGCGCTATCCGGTGACCGAGCAGCAGGCGCGCCTGGCGCAGCTGCGCCAGAGCAAGGGCTTCGGCTTCGACATCGCCCTGCAGCGTATCGAGCGCGCCGCCCTGGACGACGACCAGCGCCGCCGGGTGGAGGAGGGCGACACGGTGATGGCCCTGGGCCGGGACGGAGATTCGATCCGCGTGTTCTCGGGGCTGTCCGGCTCGCCCTGGGTGCTGGAGATCGGCCCGCTGTACCAGCTCAACCCCTATCCGCCGCAGTTGCTGATCCTGATCGCCTTCCTCGGCCTGTGTCTGATCGGGCTGGTGGTTTACCTGCTGGTGCGTCAGCTGGAGCGGCGCGTGTCGGGCCTGGAGGTGGCGGCCACGCGCATCGCCCAGGGCAGCCTCGACACCCGCGTGCCGGCCGGGGATGCCGACTCAGTAGGGCGTCTGGCCGAGGCCTTCAACGGCATGGCCGAACACCTGCAACGTTCCTTGACCATGCAGCGCGAGCTGGTGCGGGCGGTGTCCCACGAATTGCGCACGCCGGTGGCGCGGCTGCGCTTCGGCCTGGAGATGATCGAGAGCGCCGGCAGTGACGAGGCCCGGGCCAAGCACCTGGCGGGCATGGACGGCGATATCCAGGACCTGGACAAGCTGGTCGACGAGATGCTGACTTACGCCCGCCTGGAGCAGGGCGCGCCGGCCCTGCATTTCCAGGTGGTGGACCTGGACGAGCTGCTGGCGCGGGTGATCGAGGAGCTGGCGCCGCTGCGGGCCGAAGTGCGGGTGGTACGCGGAGTGTGCCACGGGCTCGACGGTAGCGACGCCCGCGTCGAGGCCGAACCGCGCTACCTGCACCGGGCCTTGCAGAACCTGGTGCGCAATGCCATGCGCCATGCCGAATCGCAAGTGCGCCTGAGCTATCAGATCGGCCAGCAGCGTTGCCGCATTGATGTGGAGGATGACGGCCCCGGGATTCCCGAAGGGGTGTGGCACCGCATCTTCACCCCGTTCACCCGCCTCGACGATAGCCGTACCCGGGCTTCGGGCGGGCATGGGCTGGGGCTGTCGATCGTGCGGCGGATCATCTACTGGCACGGCGGCCGTGCCCTGGTCGGGCACAGCGAGCAGCTGGGCGGAGCGTGTTTCAGCCTGAGCTGGCCGCGTGAGCAGCCGCGCGACTAG
- a CDS encoding 4'-phosphopantetheinyl transferase family protein, protein MNRLPTCCAPLQHHWPLPRPVPGAVLVSCAFDPARLAADDFQRAGIEQTASLQRSVAKRQAEYLAGRVCAREALQRLDGRDYVPATHEDRSPIWPADIRGSITHGQGWAAAVVAADGHCRGLGLDQETLLSEERAERLAGEILTPAELERLDRSQQALAVTLTFSLKESLFKTLYPLTKQRFYFEHAELLAWSADGHARLRLLTDLSAEWHHGVEFDGQFRLQDGHLLSLISV, encoded by the coding sequence ATGAACAGACTCCCCACCTGCTGCGCCCCGCTCCAGCACCACTGGCCCCTGCCCCGCCCGGTCCCCGGCGCGGTGCTGGTCAGCTGCGCCTTCGACCCGGCCCGCCTGGCCGCCGACGACTTCCAGCGCGCCGGCATCGAGCAGACCGCCAGCCTGCAACGCTCGGTGGCCAAGCGCCAGGCCGAGTACCTGGCCGGTCGGGTCTGCGCCCGCGAGGCACTGCAACGCCTGGATGGCCGCGATTATGTACCGGCCACCCACGAGGACCGCTCACCGATCTGGCCCGCCGACATCCGTGGCTCGATCACCCACGGCCAAGGCTGGGCCGCCGCGGTTGTCGCCGCCGACGGCCACTGTCGTGGCCTGGGCCTGGACCAGGAAACCCTGCTCAGCGAAGAGCGCGCCGAACGCCTGGCCGGGGAAATCCTCACCCCCGCCGAACTGGAGCGTTTGGACCGCAGCCAGCAGGCGCTGGCCGTGACCCTGACCTTCTCGCTCAAGGAAAGTCTGTTCAAGACCCTCTACCCGCTCACCAAACAGCGCTTCTATTTCGAACACGCCGAACTGCTGGCCTGGTCCGCCGACGGGCATGCCCGCCTGCGCCTGCTCACCGACCTGTCGGCCGAGTGGCACCACGGGGTCGAGTTCGATGGCCAGTTCCGCCTGCAGGACGGCCATCTGCTCAGCCTGATCAGCGTCTAG
- a CDS encoding dienelactone hydrolase family protein: MRTLLALALLCSASLAQAAVQTREIPYQDADGNRLIGYYAYDDALEGKRPGVVVVHEWWGLNDYAKRRARDLAALGYNALAIDMYGDGKNTEHPADAQAFMAAAMKDPKAAARRFDAGLELLKIQPNTNKHQLAAIGYCFGGKVVLDAARRGEKLDGVVSFHGALVTQTPAKPGVIRAKILVEHGEADSMVTPEQVAAFKAEMDAAKADYKFVGIPGAKHGFTNPDADRLSHGEHGGPDIGYDKAADESSWKDMQAFLKSAFD, from the coding sequence ATGCGTACCCTGCTTGCCCTGGCCTTGTTGTGCAGCGCCAGCCTTGCCCAGGCGGCGGTGCAGACCCGCGAGATTCCCTACCAGGATGCCGACGGCAACCGCCTGATCGGCTACTACGCCTACGACGACGCCCTCGAGGGCAAGCGCCCGGGCGTGGTGGTGGTGCACGAATGGTGGGGGCTGAACGACTACGCCAAACGCCGCGCCCGCGACCTCGCGGCGCTGGGCTACAACGCCCTGGCCATCGATATGTATGGCGACGGCAAGAACACCGAGCACCCGGCCGACGCCCAGGCGTTCATGGCGGCGGCGATGAAGGATCCGAAAGCCGCTGCCCGGCGCTTCGACGCCGGGCTTGAGCTATTGAAGATCCAGCCCAACACCAACAAGCACCAATTGGCGGCCATCGGTTACTGCTTTGGCGGCAAGGTGGTGCTGGATGCGGCGCGCCGGGGCGAGAAGCTCGATGGCGTGGTGAGCTTCCATGGCGCGCTGGTGACCCAGACGCCGGCCAAGCCCGGGGTGATCCGGGCGAAGATCCTGGTGGAGCACGGCGAGGCCGACAGCATGGTCACCCCGGAGCAGGTGGCGGCGTTCAAGGCAGAGATGGATGCGGCCAAGGCCGACTACAAGTTCGTCGGGATTCCAGGGGCCAAGCATGGGTTTACCAACCCGGATGCGGATCGGTTGAGCCATGGCGAGCATGGCGGACCGGATATCGGCTATGACAAGGCGGCTGACGAGAGCTCTTGGAAGGATATGCAGGCGTTCTTGAAGAGCGCGTTTGACTGA
- a CDS encoding outer membrane protein: protein MKTLNTLIAAMAVCAAGLTSVAQADDNFASLTYGQTSDKVRKSGLLQRNTDGLNADGIIGKDSTWGARLGKINDQGRYYVTYDNVSGDHSGVKLRQENLLGSYDLFLPVGDTTKLFGGGSLGMTKLTQDSPGARRDTDYGYAVGLQAGVIQEVTDNTSVELGYRYLRSNAATEIGAHGGPKDGTLRLTSSAQTYLAATYKF, encoded by the coding sequence ATGAAAACCCTCAACACCCTGATTGCCGCCATGGCGGTTTGCGCAGCCGGCCTCACCAGCGTTGCCCAGGCCGATGACAACTTCGCCAGCCTGACCTACGGTCAGACCAGTGACAAAGTGCGCAAGTCCGGCCTGCTGCAACGCAACACCGACGGCCTGAACGCCGACGGCATCATCGGCAAGGACAGCACCTGGGGCGCGCGCCTGGGCAAGATCAACGACCAGGGCCGCTACTACGTGACCTACGACAACGTCTCGGGCGACCACAGCGGCGTCAAGCTGCGCCAGGAGAACCTGCTGGGCAGCTACGACCTGTTCCTGCCGGTGGGCGATACCACCAAGCTGTTCGGCGGCGGCAGCCTGGGCATGACCAAGCTGACCCAGGATTCGCCGGGCGCCCGCCGCGACACCGACTACGGTTACGCCGTCGGCCTGCAGGCCGGTGTGATCCAGGAAGTGACCGACAACACCTCGGTGGAGCTGGGCTACCGTTACCTGCGCAGCAACGCCGCCACCGAGATCGGCGCCCACGGCGGGCCGAAGGACGGTACCCTGCGCCTGACCAGCAGCGCGCAGACCTACCTGGCGGCTACCTACAAGTTCTGA
- a CDS encoding response regulator, giving the protein MKLLVVEDEALLRHHLFTRLGEGGHVVQAVANAEEALYQAEQYNHDLAVIDLGLPGMSGLDLIRQLRSLGQTFPILILTARGNWQDKVEGLAAGADDYVVKPFQFEELEARLNALLRRSSGFTQSTIAAGPLVLDLNRKQATLDEQPLALTAYEYRILEYLMRHHQQVVAKDRLMEQLYPDDEERDPNVIEVLVGRLRRKLEGDNGFKPIDTVRGLGYLFTERCR; this is encoded by the coding sequence ATGAAATTGCTGGTGGTCGAGGACGAGGCGCTGCTGCGTCATCACCTGTTCACCCGCCTGGGCGAAGGCGGTCACGTGGTGCAGGCGGTGGCCAACGCGGAGGAAGCCTTGTACCAGGCCGAGCAGTACAACCACGACCTGGCGGTGATCGACCTGGGCCTGCCGGGCATGAGCGGGCTGGACCTGATCCGCCAACTGCGCAGCCTCGGCCAGACCTTCCCGATCCTCATCCTCACCGCCCGCGGCAACTGGCAGGACAAGGTCGAAGGCCTGGCCGCCGGCGCCGACGACTATGTGGTCAAACCGTTCCAGTTCGAAGAGCTGGAAGCCCGCCTGAACGCCTTGCTGCGCCGCTCCAGCGGCTTCACCCAGTCGACCATTGCCGCCGGGCCCTTGGTGCTCGACCTCAACCGCAAGCAGGCGACCCTGGACGAGCAGCCCTTGGCGCTGACCGCCTACGAATACCGCATCCTCGAGTACCTCATGCGCCATCACCAGCAGGTGGTGGCCAAGGACCGGCTGATGGAGCAGCTGTACCCGGACGACGAGGAGCGCGACCCGAACGTCATCGAGGTGCTGGTCGGCCGCCTGCGCCGCAAACTCGAGGGCGACAACGGCTTCAAGCCGATCGACACCGTGCGTGGCCTGGGCTACCTGTTCACTGAGCGCTGCCGATGA